A region of Myxococcus stipitatus DSM 14675 DNA encodes the following proteins:
- a CDS encoding DUF2267 domain-containing protein, with amino-acid sequence MANESEGREEAGGRPSATEDLRAQRHESRTSRTYELFLGDLAARVGGDRALAQRAAESVLCTLEQRLMGTEVKHLEAQLPAKVRDLLKRCPRHEGLPPRKFKLLEFLQMVGDDLDTPPNEAERLSRAVFATLREHISEGEIDDVMGQLPADLRALWIPEA; translated from the coding sequence ATGGCGAATGAATCCGAGGGGCGGGAAGAAGCGGGCGGACGCCCGAGCGCCACCGAGGACCTCCGCGCCCAGCGGCACGAGTCGAGGACGTCGCGGACGTATGAGCTCTTCCTCGGGGACCTGGCGGCGAGGGTGGGCGGCGACCGGGCCCTCGCGCAGCGGGCGGCGGAGTCGGTGCTCTGCACGCTCGAGCAGCGGCTCATGGGGACGGAGGTGAAGCACCTGGAGGCGCAGCTGCCGGCCAAGGTGCGGGACTTGTTGAAGCGCTGTCCGCGCCATGAGGGCTTGCCTCCGCGCAAGTTCAAGCTGCTGGAGTTCCTCCAGATGGTCGGTGATGACCTGGACACGCCGCCCAACGAAGCGGAGCGCCTCAGCCGCGCGGTGTTCGCCACGCTGCGCGAGCACATCTCCGAGGGCGAGATTGACGATGTGATGGGCCAGCTCCCCGCGGACCTGCGCGCGCTGTGGATTCCGGAGGCGTGA
- a CDS encoding B-box zinc finger protein, whose protein sequence is MAPMVGVTPHCAVHPEEEADATCQRCGSFVCGVCATWVMSVLYCADCAVRPEVNYLEVFRQRFWGKRDANAWVVGIVSLALVAGAAFAISAGEWLAAAVLLGAAVVGGCFFLGQRWARTALVLTPIVAGLAAASVHGPGALVLSFLMFVSALQTFLDARNRLFFRVEVSEKDLSRLWDLRVNNPLARNALSLGVTSFIIPVFAPFAVLVGALALRKVDLNARPPIGRKGQAMAAIALGVGAVVFWVLVVIPYLQRLTNGRLFL, encoded by the coding sequence ATGGCCCCCATGGTTGGTGTCACGCCGCACTGCGCGGTCCATCCGGAGGAGGAAGCCGACGCCACGTGTCAGCGCTGTGGCTCCTTCGTCTGTGGCGTCTGCGCCACCTGGGTGATGTCCGTCTTGTATTGCGCGGACTGCGCGGTCCGGCCGGAGGTGAACTACCTGGAGGTCTTCCGCCAGCGCTTCTGGGGCAAGCGCGATGCGAATGCGTGGGTGGTGGGCATCGTCTCGCTGGCGCTCGTCGCGGGTGCGGCGTTCGCGATATCCGCGGGGGAGTGGCTCGCGGCGGCGGTGCTCCTGGGGGCCGCGGTGGTGGGCGGGTGCTTCTTCCTGGGGCAGCGCTGGGCGAGGACGGCGCTGGTGCTCACGCCCATCGTGGCGGGGCTCGCGGCCGCGTCTGTCCATGGCCCGGGCGCGCTGGTGCTGTCTTTCTTGATGTTCGTCTCCGCGCTGCAGACCTTCCTCGACGCGCGCAACCGGCTCTTCTTCCGGGTGGAGGTGTCGGAGAAAGACCTGAGCCGGCTGTGGGACTTGCGCGTCAACAACCCCCTGGCCCGGAACGCCCTGTCGCTGGGGGTCACGTCGTTCATCATCCCGGTGTTCGCGCCCTTCGCCGTGCTCGTGGGCGCGCTGGCCTTGAGGAAGGTGGACTTGAATGCCCGGCCTCCCATCGGCCGCAAGGGACAGGCGATGGCGGCCATCGCGCTGGGCGTGGGCGCGGTGGTGTTCTGGGTCCTGGTGGTGATTCCCTACCTCCAACGTCTCACGAACGGGCGGCTGTTCCTCTGA